CTCATGGCCTCGGAGAGCTTCTTGTGGGTGCCTTGAAAGTAGCCCCATGACTTGCCGGACCACTGACGTTCCACGTCACCGAGGCTGTCCGCAAGCATTTGGTAAGGAAGTGAGGGACCTGGCCGCTTTCCCAGCCTTCTGCTGATAATGCCGACGAGGTCCAGTCGGGAAAAACCGTTTATCAGATTGCAGAATTTTCTCACATGGTTGGCATAGTAGTTGGCAAGCGATTTGGTTGAGGTGTAATCGAAGTCGAAGCGTGCGGAAAGGTCATTGATGTGGCGCAGCACAATTTCGCCTGCTACCTTGGAGTTAGGTGCTTTGGAAAGTATGGTAGCGGAATCGCCCACAGCATACAGAGATTCGCAGGCCGCCTCACAGTAGACCGACTTAGGGAATGAATCCAGCACCATGATGAAACTGGACGTCTGCCGCCGCCGAAGGAGTTCCAGTGCCAGGGAATCTTGTGCCTGCTTCACAAGAATGATGCAGTCGGCCTCTTGGTAGCGTGGCTCGTGCGTCAGTCTTCCGTACTGGCGGTTTTGGAAAAGCTCCAGTGCGGCCTCACGTCGACTTTGGCAGCCGATTAATAGCAAGGAGAGGAGGAGAAGGGGTGGGAAAAGTGCTCGCATTGGCATATTCCGGTTTGGTGAAGAATTCCATGCTGCCTTACTCGGATTGTGATTTGAGAATATCCTGCTTTGCAGCTTCTATCTTAGTGCGTTTGGCTTCTCTCTTGATTTCTTTCTTTGCAGCTCGTTTTATGCTGTTATCTCGTGCTGCGTCTCTGAGGTTAGCCATTGCGTCGGCATTCTCCTGCGATCCGAAAAGGAAGGTGCTCTTCAATTCGCGTCTCTGTGCCACTCTTTGTGCAGAGTTCTTGGTGGTCGGCTGATTAAGTGCTTTCCAAGCAACACGAACCAGAGTACCGATTAAACCCGCAATGAACACCGTGATCATAAGTCCGAACATAGTTATCTCCTTTTAGCCTCTTATGCCAGGAACACGTGTTGATGATATGGCGCTATCGCGGAAACTGCGAGATTCAGATCGGCTGATTCGAGAGCAAAAAAGAGCCCTCGATTATGCCGTTTCTGACAGCGCTCTGCTTGTCCTACCAAGCGGGAGTTACTGAAAGACGTACAACAACCGAGGGCCTCAATCCAAAAGTGGAGAGAGGCCATCAGTAACGGCATATGTCTTTCAGAAGTTAGATAACTTCCGCTTGGTAGGATGTGTGAATATAGCTTTGAAGATGCACTTAGTCAAGGCTTGAAATAGGTCGTTTGCATTATTTTGTGGATGGCAGTAGGGATGGTTCGTGGACGGTGAAAAATACGGTGAATTGGATGAGCTGGGAGGGGCGATCTCCATCGGGAGAGCCGGAGAGGCTGGGAGGAGGGGTGAGAGTTAAGGGTCTGAGAAAGCGGGAGTTACCCAACTCGCGGGGGCTAACTCTTTGATGGTAAGCCACACATAAACAGCAACTTACGCTAACTCCGGGAGGGTCGCCCTAAGGGGTTCCGGGCACCCGCCTAATTTTAGGGCCACCAGGCTAACTTTGGAAGTTAGCGATTATCGCGTTTTTCGATTACTTCGCTTAAAAGCAGATTACGTCGGGAACTTTTGTCGTGGTTGTGCGTTTAACAGGTGTAGTGGGAGCAAGTGGGCGTGGCCCCCGATTTTTCGAAGCGTTCCGGACCGAAAATGCTGGAAAACGCGATGTTCAAGTCAATCGTCCCCCACCTGTTTCACCAATAGTGAACGACACAAATCCGACTTGACAGTTTTCGATTATTGCTTATATTATTAACATGACACGACACGATTTACTGACTTAGCGGGGTCTGACCTCGCAAACCCGTCGCTTCGGCGACGCCCACAAAAACTAAATGCGGGATTTGATCCCGCAGTAGAGTTTATCACCGTTAACCCGGACAGCGTATTGGAATAATTATCGAACGAACTGGCGAACAAACCACCATCACACGACGACTATTCTATATGCGCAGGGCTACGGGTCCGCGCTTTTTTATTGCGCGAAATTCGGGTTCTCTGCTTTTCAACCCAAGATCAAAAAGCAGAACAGTATCGATTTATGAAAGGACTTATCATGGCCCACAAATTATTTTCTGGCCGGGATGGACATCGGGCAGAAGATATCTACAACTACTTCCTCAGCCAAGGCGGGATCATTTACTCCATCCAACCGATCCCTCCCAAAGGCGAACCTATTGAACAGCACACCTGCTTTATCTGGTTGGACACTTTCAGTTTTGAGGTGACGGACTATGACCGAATTTGCACCTGGCTTAAATACCTAGGGCTGATTTCCCCCCGATGGTGGTGGGACATCCGAATCACAAAATTCTTTCTGGAAGGGCTTCTGGACAAAGCTCGCCACCGAATCATAGTCGTCAACCCAGCAAAGGAATTGGCGGCCTTCGATCTTCACCAGGGCTATATGCGTTGGTGCGACCCCAAGGAATTCGCCTACAGACGCGGAATGCGCGCAAAGAATGCCGCCCAGCCTTATGTGCAGGCAATCCTGAACGCAAAATCAACGACAACGAAAGGACAAAAACAATGTTCATGACCAAAGACTTCGGACTTATTGTAACACTGAACACTCTCGGCTACCAGTACACCGATTACCAGGTAGACCAGTGGGGCAGAATCTTCTTCCGCTATCCCGATGACCCCGAAATCATAGCCATCGAAGAAGGGTTTTTTAGAAATACCGTGTCGGTGCCAGTTCAGGATTTCCTGAACGCCCACATGAAAATGAAGACACTCGTCTTCAAGATTAAAGAAAAGGAAATGGCAAATGGGAATAAATCATTCGGCAGCCGTACTGCCACTACAAATTGCACAAGATAGTCACGTCAGCAATACTCAAGATATTAATTTTGATTTTACGTTATCGGTATCACCACTACAAATCTTTACTAAAGCGGACGGCAGATTCGTCGTCTATTTCGAAAGCAAGACTTTCAATTCAGCCGACACAGACGCGCTGAACGAACTTTTCACAACACACTGCTATTCAGCAAACAGCTGGTATGGCACGTGTGCCAGCGAACACTACGCAGGGATGACAGGCGTTGTCTTAGATATTGACGGTGGCCTGGCCATCGAAGAAGCGAAGATTCGCTTCCAAGAATACAACTACATTTTACACACCAGCACATCGCATCAGGCGAAAGAACCGCTTTCGGACCGTTTCCGCGTATTTCTTCCCTTTGCGGCTTCTGTGCCGCGCTTCACTTCGGAAACGGAACATCAGAAGGTGTACTGGAAGGTGCTGAAGGAAAATCCGGAAGCTGATTCTGCCTGCGGTGATGCGGGCCGTAAATTCTTCCCACATAGTGAAGAATTAGGTTCGCCATTTGTTGTGCATGTAAACAACACTGGGAAATACTTCGACGTTGATATTAGTGATGTGCCGGATTCTGTGCTAAAGCCGAAGCGGATGGATTGTCTTCCATCCGGTGAATTAGGCACCAAAGAAGAATTGGCACGGGTCATCAAGTTCTGCCCGTTCATCCAATGGTGCATAGCAAATGCAGCTAAGGGACTACCAGAACCCCTATGGTATGCTATGATTTCTAACCTATGCCGCTTTGAAGGCGGCAGGGATCTAATTCATCACATCAGCAGCCAAGACCCCATTCCAGGCCGTTATGATTTCGACGATACCGAAGACAAAATTCAAAAGGCTTTGGTTAGCAGTAACCCTATTGGCTACGAAACTATCGTTGGCTGGGAATGGCCGGGTAAGGCACCCGAAAGACCCTATTCACCAGCTGGGTGGGGGAAGCTGGGCCAAGTTCGTGGGCGTAAGGGATTGGGTGAAGATGGGGAAGTCCCGGTCACCTATGACGACCACCTGATCGTAAACCTTGACGGACACTGGCAGGTCACCAATTTAGAAGCGGTGAAGAACGACCTTCTTGCCCGTCAGCGGGAAATCCGGGCCGTTTGCCCGTTCTGTGACTGCGATGATGCAGTGTTCAGCGAAAACGTCTATTGCTTCGCCAAGTTGGAATGTCCAAAGTGTCAGAAGACCTACTTCGAACACCCGCTGGCACCCAACATCTTTTCCTATAAGAATCAGGTAATGCGGATCGAACAGCGGTATGGCAAG
The sequence above is a segment of the bacterium genome. Coding sequences within it:
- a CDS encoding primase-helicase family protein; amino-acid sequence: MGINHSAAVLPLQIAQDSHVSNTQDINFDFTLSVSPLQIFTKADGRFVVYFESKTFNSADTDALNELFTTHCYSANSWYGTCASEHYAGMTGVVLDIDGGLAIEEAKIRFQEYNYILHTSTSHQAKEPLSDRFRVFLPFAASVPRFTSETEHQKVYWKVLKENPEADSACGDAGRKFFPHSEELGSPFVVHVNNTGKYFDVDISDVPDSVLKPKRMDCLPSGELGTKEELARVIKFCPFIQWCIANAAKGLPEPLWYAMISNLCRFEGGRDLIHHISSQDPIPGRYDFDDTEDKIQKALVSSNPIGYETIVGWEWPGKAPERPYSPAGWGKLGQVRGRKGLGEDGEVPVTYDDHLIVNLDGHWQVTNLEAVKNDLLARQREIRAVCPFCDCDDAVFSENVYCFAKLECPKCQKTYFEHPLAPNIFSYKNQVMRIEQRYGKFSSMEMLKEDNFRNDAAYCFVHKVLVNSRNRRFLDDNFQIRKMGSGDFEKLSYEFRIEENAVQYHYPALPPKIQDNAFIDAFLDRMFGLYSGFIKDWMALYSYTNYIGLPVIVLTGPRGCGKGTFAQMMAAIFPSLAGLWDGDSNHFNENYTSKLLFVDENPNADKASQYTEIKKITGNKTIMINGKYKPEYYVPNNIKIIIATNDPRPMFLKAREEPKSENNNNFFIFECPDVDPSQLNNQLGQQLEDRLGYYVRTALKARYQRLAVSFSTNARYTLPTPITNFAKELFCSAKTLIETEADELARYIVLGIDMKDPYNPSGPVITLDRTPNGTEWYVQQKDIRRLIERLRFKGNSNPKAYINELQNMGVISHKDDYRNSLERLGYRILRDKSHYDNEQDNTNEEPKSNASLDPADSD